One Pseudomonas tolaasii NCPPB 2192 genomic window carries:
- a CDS encoding molybdate ABC transporter permease subunit: MSRALWLGVPATVLLAIPFAALIGATSWAHLHLAYGDGAAVGVSLGLSSVSTVLIVLLGTPPALWLARSRSAWRRAVEALLLVSLLTPPLAMGILLVTAYGPYATLGEALGHLGVTLNNNWPAFVLAQLYGGLAYYILCARTAFESVPRSVEDAARGLGCSPVQVFLRVTLPVTRRALASALAIVWVRVIGEFGIVMVFAYFPQGIPVKLFVNLQNEGVDSVYALLWLLLLVTLPFPLWCLSVRKRQGLSAVRAGWS; encoded by the coding sequence TTGAGTCGAGCGCTCTGGCTGGGCGTGCCCGCCACGGTGTTGTTGGCGATTCCCTTTGCGGCGCTGATAGGCGCCACGTCCTGGGCGCATTTGCACCTGGCCTATGGCGACGGCGCGGCAGTCGGGGTGTCGTTGGGGTTGAGCAGTGTGTCGACGGTGTTGATCGTGTTGCTTGGCACGCCGCCGGCCTTGTGGCTGGCGCGCAGCCGTTCAGCCTGGCGCCGGGCAGTGGAGGCGCTGTTGCTGGTGTCCTTACTGACACCACCGCTGGCGATGGGGATTTTGCTGGTTACCGCCTACGGGCCTTACGCCACCTTGGGCGAAGCGCTCGGTCATTTGGGCGTTACTCTGAACAACAATTGGCCGGCGTTTGTGCTCGCGCAGCTTTATGGCGGTTTGGCCTATTACATCTTGTGTGCGCGCACGGCGTTCGAGTCGGTGCCGCGCTCGGTCGAGGATGCCGCTCGAGGCCTGGGCTGCTCGCCGGTGCAGGTGTTTTTGCGTGTGACATTGCCCGTCACCCGGCGCGCCCTGGCCAGTGCGCTGGCGATCGTGTGGGTGCGGGTGATCGGCGAATTCGGGATTGTGATGGTGTTTGCCTACTTTCCGCAGGGCATACCGGTGAAGTTGTTCGTCAATCTGCAAAACGAAGGCGTAGACAGTGTCTACGCCTTGCTCTGGTTGCTGCTGCTGGTGACGTTGCCGTTTCCGCTGTGGTGCCTCTCGGTGCGCAAACGGCAAGGGCTCAGTGCGGTGCGCGCGGGATGGTCTTGA